Part of the Nitrospirota bacterium genome, CCGTTCACGCTTGCGTCGGGCGGGCTCAGCAGGAAATGAAAGCCCAGAAATTCCGGCGGCTGGCCTGGCGGGGTCTCCCAGGGCGGAAACAGGAGCGCGAGGAGGAGGAGCCCGGCCATCACGTAGAGCGCCGGCAGGTTCAACTCCCCCTTGTCCGGCGGGCTGGCGCCTTCCGGAGAGTCGGCCGACGGGAAACGAAGGACGGGCTTCCCGCAGTGGGTGCAGAACCGGCTGGCGTCATCGAGGGACTGGCCGCAGGATCGGCAGGTCATCAGCTCCCAGACTACCTCCAAGCCCGGCAGGTTGCTACCCCCCAAGCTCAATGAATTCCAGTTCCTCTGTAGGCGGGTGCTTGCGCGGCACCGTCTGGTCGGGTACAGTAGGGCTCCAGCCCCATGGCCCAACCGTCCGATCGGCTGACCATCCGCACACGCCCCGCGCCCATCAGCGGCGGTCTTCCGCTGAAATTGATCCTGTGGCTGATGCTCGTGCTCGTCCTGCCATTCGCGGCGGGCTTTTTGGTTTTCCGCGCCGGCGCCACGGGACAGCCTCACGGGCTTCAACAGACCGCAGTGCAAGCCGCGAAGGCGACGTTAGCCGCTCTGGACCGCCTGGTGTCCGAGCGGTCCCGAGACGTGTTGCTCGTGTCGGCGCTGCCGCAGGTCAGGGCCCTCGAGGCGGATCACCTCCCGGGCGTCCTCGACCTGTTGGTGGCGACCAGCGGCCCCACCTACGAGCTGGCTTTCGTCGCGAACCAGCAGGGACAGGTGCTGGCGGTCAACGGAATGGACGGAGAGGGCCATGCCGTTCCCTCCGCACAGCTCGTTGGGAGCATGGTGTCCGAGGCTCCGTGGTTTAGGCAAGCCATGGAGGCGGCTCCAACCGTGGTCGTCGAGGACTTTCACGACGATCCCCTGGTGCAGACGCTCTTCGGCGCCGGCTCGCCGGTTCTGAGCCTGTCGGTTCCCATCCTGAACGACCTCGGCTCGGCGGTCGGGGTGCTGTCGGTCAGACTTTCCTCGGAGCCGTTTCAGGAGGTCCTGGCGCGTCACGGTGAGGCGGCTTCCGAGGCTCTTTCGCTGGTCCTGCTGAACGGGCGCGGGGAGCCGCTGCTCGGGACGGGCCAGGCTTTGCAGCTCGACCGGCCGCTGCTGGCTTCGGCCGACGCCGGCGAGACCCTGGCTCGGTCTGGCTTGGATTGGCGGGTGCAGGCTCGCTACCGGACCGGTCAGCTTTCCCAAAGCCCCATAGGTGGAATCTGGCTGGGGTTGGGTCTGTATGGGCTCTTGGTCGCAGTCGGCACGATCCGAATGGTCAGGCAACACCTTCGCCAAGAGACGGTTAGATCTCCGGCGTCGCGGGCCGGCGAACTGCAAGCCCACGAAGACCAGCGAAATGGGAAAGGGCGGAAAGCGCAGGGCCAGACGATTCGGAGTTTGGAGCAACTCCTGGCGGCGCGCACCGAAGAGCTGAACGAAGTTCGCCGGGAGCTGGAGAGGGTGCGGGCCGGGAGCGCAACGAGGGAAAAGGGGCCCTCCCAAGGGGCGGAGATCGGGGAGAAGCCCAGGCCGAAGAGGCGATTGCCGAGCTTGGCTCAAACGAGCGAGGCGATGCGGGCGGGACTGAAGGGCCACCCGGGGCCCTGACCGGCTCGGCAACGGAAGATGCGGGGGCGTCGGGCCCTGGTCGAGCGGGCAGCGTC contains:
- a CDS encoding zinc ribbon domain-containing protein, whose translation is MTCRSCGQSLDDASRFCTHCGKPVLRFPSADSPEGASPPDKGELNLPALYVMAGLLLLALLFPPWETPPGQPPEFLGFHFLLSPPDASVNGRTQPGVVSRLLLTVELTTIAVAGLYAAWLFRRKP
- a CDS encoding cache domain-containing protein produces the protein MAQPSDRLTIRTRPAPISGGLPLKLILWLMLVLVLPFAAGFLVFRAGATGQPHGLQQTAVQAAKATLAALDRLVSERSRDVLLVSALPQVRALEADHLPGVLDLLVATSGPTYELAFVANQQGQVLAVNGMDGEGHAVPSAQLVGSMVSEAPWFRQAMEAAPTVVVEDFHDDPLVQTLFGAGSPVLSLSVPILNDLGSAVGVLSVRLSSEPFQEVLARHGEAASEALSLVLLNGRGEPLLGTGQALQLDRPLLASADAGETLARSGLDWRVQARYRTGQLSQSPIGGIWLGLGLYGLLVAVGTIRMVRQHLRQETVRSPASRAGELQAHEDQRNGKGRKAQGQTIRSLEQLLAARTEELNEVRRELERVRAGSATREKGPSQGAEIGEKPRPKRRLPSLAQTSEAMRAGLKGHPGP